A section of the Oreochromis niloticus isolate F11D_XX linkage group LG9, O_niloticus_UMD_NMBU, whole genome shotgun sequence genome encodes:
- the foxh1 gene encoding forkhead box protein H1, with amino-acid sequence MTKHWPGQSLLAPIASSHLGELLDHQLDFHRNEQQSFPPSGVAPWSSPAQHWPYLSDPMPPQQLPRSEEPTERPGHLTGATGFMAKEEPPGSFNPNDQDGQFKQDETQDMWKSEREKRNAGSGKKKNYQRYPKPPYSYLAMIAMVIQRSPEKKLTLAEILKEISTLFPFFKGNYKGWRDSVRHNLSSYDCFLKVLKDPGKPQGKGNFWAVELSRIPLELLKRQNTAVSRQDETIFAQDLAPYIMQGHNPESEAPPEPVTSLPPKSSGNSFPMQDDLYRPKLDSSFAIDSLLHSLRPISASGDLDMASGDCWGEVARARPSPAPQHRYTSSARSASASSASPASTSSSSSSSSDEEWKGVTGKRVPPDVEAGADICRPPLQKSARRESVPPPWELPTSYAKYAPPNVVAPPSMRFNGGPLMPLHSGLPIYGYGSSPMTPSHFLGHTYWPILPSRQVSVRAPPLLMDLDNMLQSVPPNKSVFDVLVPANQNSHPHHQQPGQYSLQNGAPLNRYHQY; translated from the exons ATGACAAAGCATTGGCCGGGGCAGAGTCTCTTGGCACCGATCGCTTCATCCCACCTAGGAGAACTTCTCGACCATCAACTTGACTTCCACAGAAATGAGCAGCAGAGTTTTCCTCCCAGCGGCGTAGCGCCGTGGAGCTCACCAGCCCAACACTGGCCTTACCTCTCGGATCCGATGCCTCCCCAGCAGCTGCCGCGCTCGGAGGAACCAACGGAGCGCCCCGGACACCTCACCGGCGCCACAGGATTCATGGCTAAAGAGGAACCGCCTGGATCTTTCAACCCGAATGATCAAGATGGACAGTTTAAGCAGGATGAAACGCAGGACATGTGGAAAAGTGAACGGGAGAAAAGAAATGCCGgcagtgggaagaaaaagaaCTACCAGAGGTACCCAAAACCTCCGTATTCCTATCTTGCAATGATCGCTATGGTCATCCAGAGGTCTCCAGAGAAGAAGCTGACGTTAGCTGAG ATCCTCAAGGAGATCAGCACCCTCTTTCCATTTTTCAAAGGAAACTACAAAGGCTGGCGAGATTCTGTGCGACACAACCTTTCCTCATATGACTGCTTTCTTAAG GTATTAAAAGACCCAGGTAAGCCACAGGGCAAAGGCAATTTCTGGGCAGTGGAGCTGAGCCGCATTCCTCTGGAGCTTCTCAAGAGGCAGAACACGGCCGTGTCCCGCCAGGATGAAACCATCTTTGCTCAGGATCTGGCTCCTTACATCATGCAGGGACACAACCCTGAGTCTGAGGCACCTCCTGAACCTGTGACCTCGCTCCCTCCCAAATCTTCTGGAAACTCTTTCCCAATGCAGGACGACTTGTACAGACCTAAGCTGGATTCGTCCTTTGCCATCGACTCCCTGCTACACAGCCTGAGGCCAATCAGTGCTTCAGGGGATTTAGATATGGCTTCTGGGGACTGCTGGGGTGAGGTGGCTCGGGCTCGGCCTTCACCGGCTCCGCAACATCGTTACACCTCCTCTGCTCGCAGTGCCTCTGCAAGCTCTGCGAGCCcagcctccacctcctcctcttcctcgtctTCATCTGATGAAGAGTGGAAAGGAGTAACTGGGAAGCGTGTTCCTCCTGATGTGGAAGCAGGGGCAGATATTTGCAGGCCACCACTGCAGAAATCAGCCAGACGGGAATCTGTACCACCTCCATGGGAGCTCCCTACCTCCTACGCTAAATATGCACCCCCGAATGTCGTTGCCCCACCTAGCATGCGTTTCAACGGGGGTCCTCTGATGCCCCTGCACAGCGGGCTACCCATTTACGGCTATGGTAGCTCTCCCATGACACCAAGTCACTTCTTGGGCCATACATACTGGCCCATCCTCCCCAGTAGACAAGTTTCAGTGAGAGCCCCTCCTTTACTCATGGACCTGGACAACATGTTGCAATCTGTGCCTCCAAATAAGAGTGTGTTTGATGTGCTGGTACCAGCCAATCAAAACTCTCACCCACACCATCAGCAGCCCGGTCAGTACTCTTTGCAGAATGGGGCTCCTCTCAACCGGTACCATCAATACTGA
- the oplah gene encoding 5-oxoprolinase isoform X1 — translation MAETKGKFDFAIDRGGTFTDVFARLPDGRERVLKLLSRDPQNYKDAPTEGIRRVLEEETGKAYPRDQPVDTSLIGWIRMGTTVATNALLEREGERTALLVTKGFKDLLHIGTQARPKLFDLEVAMPDVLYEEVIEVDERVVLRQDGCQLPRKDPERIVTGSTGDSLELWKELDLEQVEKDLRGVLSRGITSLAVLLLHSYTWSEHEKAVGSLARRLGFSQVSLSSEVMPMVRAVPRGYTVCADAYLTPKIHQYLKGFTSGFKDGLKDVDVLFMQSDGGLTPMEQFCGSRAILSGPAGGVVGYAITSYSQMEKKPVIGFDMGGTSTDVSRYAGQYEHVFEATTAGVTLQAPQLDINTVAAGGGSRLFFRSGMFVVGPESAGAHPGPACYRKGGPLTVTDANLALGRLIPSFFPKIFGPKENEPLSLEETTKHFHQLTEEINVFLSSNQSQADANGANHSHSSQSEMSMEEVAMGFIRVANEAMCRPIRALTQAKGHDTSQHVLACFGGAGGQHACAIARSLGMKTVFIHKYSGVLSAYGLALADVVEEVQEPCSLQYEPASFSELDQRVEQLSKRCRDTLCARGFTSGQITTEVFLHMRYEGTDCALMVTAAGYPSNARSCRAGDFRSAFTKRYLKEFGFTIPDRPIVVDDIRVRGCGKSGITSVYKAEMGHRQAKPATITKCYFEGGYLDTSVYLWEELPCGHSIQGPAIIIDKNSTILVEPCCEARLTEGGDVCMTVGSDPHCALGTELNTVQLSIFSHRFMSIAEQMGRVLQRTSISTNIKERLDFSCAVFGPDGGLVSNAPHIPVHLGAMQETVQYQLRSLGNKLKEGDVILSNHPCAGGSHLPDLTVITPVFRKGVSSPVFFVASRGHHADIGGITPGSMPPHSTSLQQEGAVFTSFKLVTGGVFQEEAVTEALMAPAQYPGCSGTRNLHDNLSDLRAQVAANQRGSQLVGELIDSYGLAVVQAYMGYIQSNAELAVRDMLRDFARRRRQETGSLEVESEDFMDDGTPIRLRVQINEEEGSAVFDFTGTGTEVWGNCNAPRAITLSALIYCLRCMVGQDIPLNQGCLAPINVIIPPGSILQPSQNAAVVGGNVLTSQRVVDVIFKAFEVCAASQGCMNNISFGSEKIGYYETVAGGAGAGPGWNGRSGVHTHMTNTRITDPEILEKRYPVVLEQFSLRPGSGGAGKYRGGDGVIRKLLFRNKVVLSVLTERRSTRPYGLRGGDDGVAGLNLLHRAKGRVLNLGAKTSVSLEPGDMFCLYTPGGGGYGKEEEANNRPQTKRRRLNETFPERGSIFEYRMAQEGV, via the exons ATGGCTGAGACTAAGGGGAAATTTGACTTTGCCATCGACCGGGGTGGCACCTTCACCGATGTGTTTGCCCGGCTGCCCGATGGTCGTGAGAGAGTCCTGAAGCTGCTGTCCCGGGACCCCCAGAACTACAAAGATGCTCCCACTGAGGGGATCCGCAGAGTCTTAGAGGAG GAAACAGGGAAGGCGTATCCCCGCGATCAGCCTGTAGACACTTCTCTGATTGGCTGGATCAGAATGGGAACTACAGTAGCAACCAACGCGCTgctggagagggagggagaaaggacGGCGCTCCTGGTCACAAAGGGATTCAAGGACTTGCTGCACATTGGCACTCAGGCCAGGCCAAAGCTGTTTGACTTG GAGGTCGCGATGCCTGACGTCCTGTACGAGGAGGTGATCGAGGTGGACGAGCGAGTCGTCCTCAGGCAAGATGGTTGTCAGCTGCCCAGAAAAGATCCCGAACGGATTGTCACAG GCAGTACTGGGGATTCTCTTGAGCTGTGGAAGGAGTTAGACCTGGAGCAAGTAGAAAAGGACCTGAGAGGAGTTTTGTCCCGTGGTATCACCAGTCTGGCTGTCCTTCTTCTGCACTCATACAC ATGGTCCGAGCATGAGAAAGCAGTGGGCTCTCTGGCTCGTCGCTTGGGCTTCAGCCAGGTGTCTCTTTCTAGTGAGGTCATGCCGATGGTGCGGGCGGTGCCTCGAGGATATACAGTCTGCGCCGACGCCTACCTCACACCCAAAATTCACCAGTATCTAAAAGGTTTCACCTCGGGCTTCAAAGATGGCCTGAAG GATGTAGATGTCTTGTTCATGCAGTCAGATGGAGGCTTGACTCCCATGGAGCAGTTCTGCGGTTCACGGGCTATTCTATCCGGCCCAGCGGGAGGTGTGGTGGGATACGCCATCACCTCCTACAGCCAGATGGAGAAAAAGCCTGTGATTGGCTTTGACATGGGCG GAACCTCCACAGATGTGAGTCGGTATGCAGGCCAGTATGAGCATGTGTTTGAGGCTACCACAGCTGGAGTCACCCTGCAAGCACCTCAGCTGGACATCAACACCGTGGCTGCAGGCGGAGGATCGCGACTGTTTTTCAG ATCCGGGATGTTTGTAGTTGGACCAGAGTCTGCAGGAGCACATCCAGGACCAGCCTGCTACAGAAAAG GTGGACCTCTGACTGTGACAGATGCTAACTTAGCCCTGGGTCGTCTCATCCCTTCCTTCTTCCCAAAGATCTTTGGGCCCAAAGAGAATGAGCCTTTGTCCCTGGAAGAGACCACAAAGCATTTCCACCAACTCACTGAAGAGATCAATGTCTTCCTGTCTTCAAACCAATCACAG GCTGATGCTAATGGGGCCAACCACTCacacagcagccaatcagagatgAGCATGGAAGAGGTTGCCATGGGATTCATTCGTGTCGCCAATGAGGCAATGTGCCGGCCAATCAGAGCTCTCACACAG GCCAAAGGCCACGATACATCTCAGCATGTGCTGGCGTGTTTCGGGGGGGCAGGCGGTCAACATGCTTGTGCGATTGCCCGCTCTCTTGGAATGAAGACTGTCTTTATACATAA GTACAGCGGCGTGCTGTCAGCGTACGGTCTGGCTCTAGCAGATGTGGTGGAGGAGGTGCAGGAGCCGTGCTCTCTGCAGTACGAGCCGGCGTCCTTCAGTGAGCTCGATCAAAGGGTGGAGCAGCTGTCCAAACGCTGCCGCGATACACTCTGTGCGCGAGGCTTCACCAG CGGTCAGATAACCACCGAGGTTTTCCTCCACATGCGTTACGAGGGCACGGACTGCGCTCTCATGGTTACCGCTGCCGGATACCCCAGCAACGCCCGGTCCTGTAGAGCCGGAGACTTCCGCAGTGCCTTCACCAAACG TTATCTGAAGGAGTTCGGGTTCACCATCCCAGACAGACCCATCGTGGTGGATGACATCAGAGTGAGGGGTTGTGGGAAATCTGGTATTACATCAGTTTACAAAGCAGAAATGGGACACAGACAGGCCAAACCAGCCACG ATAACCAAGTGCTACTTTGAGGGCGGTTACCTCGACACCAGTGTGTATCTATGGGAGGAGCTGCCGTGTGGTCACAGCATCCAGGGACCAGCCATCATCATTGACAAAAACAG CACCATCCTGGTGGAGCCCTGCTGTGAGGCTCGTCTGACAGAAGGTGGTGACGTTTGCATGACAGTAGGCTCAGACCCTCACTGTGCCCTCGGCACTGAGCTCAACACAGTGCAGCTCTCCATCTTTTCCCATCGCTTCATGAGCATCGCGG AGCAGATGGGCAGAGTTCTGCAAAGAACTTCCATCTCCACGAACATCAAGGAGCGACTCGACTTCTcctgtgctgtgtttggacCGGATGGAGGTCTGGTGTCCAACGCGCCTCACATCCCCGTCCACCTGGGAGCCATGCAAGAGACTGTCCAGTACCAG CTCAGATCACTTGGGAATAAGCTCAAAGAAGGGGATGTGATTTTGAGTAACCACCCATGTGCTGGGGGCAGCCATCTCCCAGACCTCACAGTGATCACACCG GTGTTTAGAAAAGGAGTGAGCAGCCCTGTGTTCTTtgtggccagcagggggcaccACGCCGACATCGGTGGCATCACTCCAGGCTCCATGCCACCCCATTCCACTTCCCTTCAGCAGGAGGGTGCTGTCTTCACTTCCTTTAAGCTTGTCACTGGTGGGGTCTTCCAGGAAGAAG CTGTAACTGAAGCTCTGATGGCTCCAGCCCAATACCCAGGCTGCTCTGGGACTCGAAATCTCCATGACAACCTGTCAGACCTGCGGGCTCAGGTggcggccaatcagagagggaGCCAGCTGGTGGGGGAGCTGATTGACAGTTATGGACTTGCTGTGGTTCAGGCCTACATGGGATACATCCAG AGCAACGCAGAACTGGCAGTGAGGGACATGCTGAGAGACTTTGCACGGCGACGGCGGCAGGAGACGGGCTCCTTGGAGGTGGAGTCAGAGGATTTCATGGACGACGGAACACCAATCAGACTGCGGGTTCAGATTAATGAAGAAGAG GGCAGTGCGGTGTTTGACTTCACAGGGACAGGAACAGAGGTGTGGGGGAACTGCAACGCTCCACGGGCCATCACCCTGTCTGCTCTTATCTACTGCCTGCGCTGCATGGTTGGACAGGACATCCCCCTCAATCAG GGTTGCCTCGCACCCATCAATGTCATCATCCCTCCTGGGTCCATCCTCCAGCCTTCCCAGAATGCAGCTGTGGTTGGAGGAAATGTGCTCACATCCCAGAGAGTGGTTGATGTGATTTTTAAGGCGTTTGAGGTGTGCGCGGCCTCACAG GGCTGTATGAACAACATTTCATTTGGAAGTGAGAAAATTGGTTATTATGAGACAGTTGCTGGAGGAGCTGGGGCAGGGCCGGGGTGGAACGGGCGGAGTGGAGTCCATACTCACATGACAAACACCCGCATCACTGACCCAGAGATTCTCGAGAAGAG GTATCCAGTGGTTTTAGAGCAGTTCTCTCTACGGCCCGGCTCGGGGGGTGCAGGGAAATACCGCGGTGGAGACGGTGTGATTCGTAAACTTCTGTTCAGGAACAAGGTTGTTCTGTCAGTACTGACAGAGAGGCGATCCACTCGCCCCTATGGCCTCCGGG GGGGAGATGATGGTGTAGCAGGGTTGAACCTCCTCCACAGAGCTAAAGGCAGAGTCCTCAACCTGGGAGCCAAAACCAGTGTCAGCCTTGAGCCCGGG GACATGTTCTGCCTCTACACCCCTGGAGGAGGTGGATATGGAAAAGAAGAGGAAGCAAACAATAGGCCTCAGACCAAGCGAAGGCGCTTGAATGAGACATTCCCCGAGAGGGGTAGCATCTTTGAATACAGAATGGCACAAGAGGGAGTGTGA
- the oplah gene encoding 5-oxoprolinase isoform X2, which translates to MPDVLYEEVIEVDERVVLRQDGCQLPRKDPERIVTGSTGDSLELWKELDLEQVEKDLRGVLSRGITSLAVLLLHSYTWSEHEKAVGSLARRLGFSQVSLSSEVMPMVRAVPRGYTVCADAYLTPKIHQYLKGFTSGFKDGLKDVDVLFMQSDGGLTPMEQFCGSRAILSGPAGGVVGYAITSYSQMEKKPVIGFDMGGTSTDVSRYAGQYEHVFEATTAGVTLQAPQLDINTVAAGGGSRLFFRSGMFVVGPESAGAHPGPACYRKGGPLTVTDANLALGRLIPSFFPKIFGPKENEPLSLEETTKHFHQLTEEINVFLSSNQSQADANGANHSHSSQSEMSMEEVAMGFIRVANEAMCRPIRALTQAKGHDTSQHVLACFGGAGGQHACAIARSLGMKTVFIHKYSGVLSAYGLALADVVEEVQEPCSLQYEPASFSELDQRVEQLSKRCRDTLCARGFTSGQITTEVFLHMRYEGTDCALMVTAAGYPSNARSCRAGDFRSAFTKRYLKEFGFTIPDRPIVVDDIRVRGCGKSGITSVYKAEMGHRQAKPATITKCYFEGGYLDTSVYLWEELPCGHSIQGPAIIIDKNSTILVEPCCEARLTEGGDVCMTVGSDPHCALGTELNTVQLSIFSHRFMSIAEQMGRVLQRTSISTNIKERLDFSCAVFGPDGGLVSNAPHIPVHLGAMQETVQYQLRSLGNKLKEGDVILSNHPCAGGSHLPDLTVITPVFRKGVSSPVFFVASRGHHADIGGITPGSMPPHSTSLQQEGAVFTSFKLVTGGVFQEEAVTEALMAPAQYPGCSGTRNLHDNLSDLRAQVAANQRGSQLVGELIDSYGLAVVQAYMGYIQSNAELAVRDMLRDFARRRRQETGSLEVESEDFMDDGTPIRLRVQINEEEGSAVFDFTGTGTEVWGNCNAPRAITLSALIYCLRCMVGQDIPLNQGCLAPINVIIPPGSILQPSQNAAVVGGNVLTSQRVVDVIFKAFEVCAASQGCMNNISFGSEKIGYYETVAGGAGAGPGWNGRSGVHTHMTNTRITDPEILEKRYPVVLEQFSLRPGSGGAGKYRGGDGVIRKLLFRNKVVLSVLTERRSTRPYGLRGGDDGVAGLNLLHRAKGRVLNLGAKTSVSLEPGDMFCLYTPGGGGYGKEEEANNRPQTKRRRLNETFPERGSIFEYRMAQEGV; encoded by the exons ATGCCTGACGTCCTGTACGAGGAGGTGATCGAGGTGGACGAGCGAGTCGTCCTCAGGCAAGATGGTTGTCAGCTGCCCAGAAAAGATCCCGAACGGATTGTCACAG GCAGTACTGGGGATTCTCTTGAGCTGTGGAAGGAGTTAGACCTGGAGCAAGTAGAAAAGGACCTGAGAGGAGTTTTGTCCCGTGGTATCACCAGTCTGGCTGTCCTTCTTCTGCACTCATACAC ATGGTCCGAGCATGAGAAAGCAGTGGGCTCTCTGGCTCGTCGCTTGGGCTTCAGCCAGGTGTCTCTTTCTAGTGAGGTCATGCCGATGGTGCGGGCGGTGCCTCGAGGATATACAGTCTGCGCCGACGCCTACCTCACACCCAAAATTCACCAGTATCTAAAAGGTTTCACCTCGGGCTTCAAAGATGGCCTGAAG GATGTAGATGTCTTGTTCATGCAGTCAGATGGAGGCTTGACTCCCATGGAGCAGTTCTGCGGTTCACGGGCTATTCTATCCGGCCCAGCGGGAGGTGTGGTGGGATACGCCATCACCTCCTACAGCCAGATGGAGAAAAAGCCTGTGATTGGCTTTGACATGGGCG GAACCTCCACAGATGTGAGTCGGTATGCAGGCCAGTATGAGCATGTGTTTGAGGCTACCACAGCTGGAGTCACCCTGCAAGCACCTCAGCTGGACATCAACACCGTGGCTGCAGGCGGAGGATCGCGACTGTTTTTCAG ATCCGGGATGTTTGTAGTTGGACCAGAGTCTGCAGGAGCACATCCAGGACCAGCCTGCTACAGAAAAG GTGGACCTCTGACTGTGACAGATGCTAACTTAGCCCTGGGTCGTCTCATCCCTTCCTTCTTCCCAAAGATCTTTGGGCCCAAAGAGAATGAGCCTTTGTCCCTGGAAGAGACCACAAAGCATTTCCACCAACTCACTGAAGAGATCAATGTCTTCCTGTCTTCAAACCAATCACAG GCTGATGCTAATGGGGCCAACCACTCacacagcagccaatcagagatgAGCATGGAAGAGGTTGCCATGGGATTCATTCGTGTCGCCAATGAGGCAATGTGCCGGCCAATCAGAGCTCTCACACAG GCCAAAGGCCACGATACATCTCAGCATGTGCTGGCGTGTTTCGGGGGGGCAGGCGGTCAACATGCTTGTGCGATTGCCCGCTCTCTTGGAATGAAGACTGTCTTTATACATAA GTACAGCGGCGTGCTGTCAGCGTACGGTCTGGCTCTAGCAGATGTGGTGGAGGAGGTGCAGGAGCCGTGCTCTCTGCAGTACGAGCCGGCGTCCTTCAGTGAGCTCGATCAAAGGGTGGAGCAGCTGTCCAAACGCTGCCGCGATACACTCTGTGCGCGAGGCTTCACCAG CGGTCAGATAACCACCGAGGTTTTCCTCCACATGCGTTACGAGGGCACGGACTGCGCTCTCATGGTTACCGCTGCCGGATACCCCAGCAACGCCCGGTCCTGTAGAGCCGGAGACTTCCGCAGTGCCTTCACCAAACG TTATCTGAAGGAGTTCGGGTTCACCATCCCAGACAGACCCATCGTGGTGGATGACATCAGAGTGAGGGGTTGTGGGAAATCTGGTATTACATCAGTTTACAAAGCAGAAATGGGACACAGACAGGCCAAACCAGCCACG ATAACCAAGTGCTACTTTGAGGGCGGTTACCTCGACACCAGTGTGTATCTATGGGAGGAGCTGCCGTGTGGTCACAGCATCCAGGGACCAGCCATCATCATTGACAAAAACAG CACCATCCTGGTGGAGCCCTGCTGTGAGGCTCGTCTGACAGAAGGTGGTGACGTTTGCATGACAGTAGGCTCAGACCCTCACTGTGCCCTCGGCACTGAGCTCAACACAGTGCAGCTCTCCATCTTTTCCCATCGCTTCATGAGCATCGCGG AGCAGATGGGCAGAGTTCTGCAAAGAACTTCCATCTCCACGAACATCAAGGAGCGACTCGACTTCTcctgtgctgtgtttggacCGGATGGAGGTCTGGTGTCCAACGCGCCTCACATCCCCGTCCACCTGGGAGCCATGCAAGAGACTGTCCAGTACCAG CTCAGATCACTTGGGAATAAGCTCAAAGAAGGGGATGTGATTTTGAGTAACCACCCATGTGCTGGGGGCAGCCATCTCCCAGACCTCACAGTGATCACACCG GTGTTTAGAAAAGGAGTGAGCAGCCCTGTGTTCTTtgtggccagcagggggcaccACGCCGACATCGGTGGCATCACTCCAGGCTCCATGCCACCCCATTCCACTTCCCTTCAGCAGGAGGGTGCTGTCTTCACTTCCTTTAAGCTTGTCACTGGTGGGGTCTTCCAGGAAGAAG CTGTAACTGAAGCTCTGATGGCTCCAGCCCAATACCCAGGCTGCTCTGGGACTCGAAATCTCCATGACAACCTGTCAGACCTGCGGGCTCAGGTggcggccaatcagagagggaGCCAGCTGGTGGGGGAGCTGATTGACAGTTATGGACTTGCTGTGGTTCAGGCCTACATGGGATACATCCAG AGCAACGCAGAACTGGCAGTGAGGGACATGCTGAGAGACTTTGCACGGCGACGGCGGCAGGAGACGGGCTCCTTGGAGGTGGAGTCAGAGGATTTCATGGACGACGGAACACCAATCAGACTGCGGGTTCAGATTAATGAAGAAGAG GGCAGTGCGGTGTTTGACTTCACAGGGACAGGAACAGAGGTGTGGGGGAACTGCAACGCTCCACGGGCCATCACCCTGTCTGCTCTTATCTACTGCCTGCGCTGCATGGTTGGACAGGACATCCCCCTCAATCAG GGTTGCCTCGCACCCATCAATGTCATCATCCCTCCTGGGTCCATCCTCCAGCCTTCCCAGAATGCAGCTGTGGTTGGAGGAAATGTGCTCACATCCCAGAGAGTGGTTGATGTGATTTTTAAGGCGTTTGAGGTGTGCGCGGCCTCACAG GGCTGTATGAACAACATTTCATTTGGAAGTGAGAAAATTGGTTATTATGAGACAGTTGCTGGAGGAGCTGGGGCAGGGCCGGGGTGGAACGGGCGGAGTGGAGTCCATACTCACATGACAAACACCCGCATCACTGACCCAGAGATTCTCGAGAAGAG GTATCCAGTGGTTTTAGAGCAGTTCTCTCTACGGCCCGGCTCGGGGGGTGCAGGGAAATACCGCGGTGGAGACGGTGTGATTCGTAAACTTCTGTTCAGGAACAAGGTTGTTCTGTCAGTACTGACAGAGAGGCGATCCACTCGCCCCTATGGCCTCCGGG GGGGAGATGATGGTGTAGCAGGGTTGAACCTCCTCCACAGAGCTAAAGGCAGAGTCCTCAACCTGGGAGCCAAAACCAGTGTCAGCCTTGAGCCCGGG GACATGTTCTGCCTCTACACCCCTGGAGGAGGTGGATATGGAAAAGAAGAGGAAGCAAACAATAGGCCTCAGACCAAGCGAAGGCGCTTGAATGAGACATTCCCCGAGAGGGGTAGCATCTTTGAATACAGAATGGCACAAGAGGGAGTGTGA